One window of Desulfovibrio subterraneus genomic DNA carries:
- a CDS encoding AraC family transcriptional regulator: MTCATDSATVRFWRDDALDAVEVRYSHFDGYRFPAHVHDTWSVGLVDEGHSVFRLSGRSQSVRGGQIAIIPPGMVHDCNPREGAWTYRMFYVQDSLMRSLARDLSGGCHDAAGSGGDVAAFDSLVIDDDEVFAALSGFQRLMEQGADAADTVDAPDAPDVLDKRSAMTEAFSLLLSRHGSVRDELPPAGSERAAVRRIREYLADNLAEKVTLEQLAAVSGLSACHLLRVFRHETGLTPHQWQTQLRVNHAKHLLANGDPIADVAFAAGFTDQSHFTRTFRTVTGATPRLYRMAG; the protein is encoded by the coding sequence ATGACCTGTGCCACAGATTCCGCCACGGTGCGTTTCTGGCGTGATGATGCGCTTGATGCGGTTGAGGTGCGCTATTCGCACTTCGACGGTTATCGCTTTCCTGCGCATGTGCACGACACATGGTCGGTGGGACTGGTGGACGAAGGGCATAGCGTCTTCAGGCTCAGCGGCCGTTCGCAGTCTGTGCGCGGCGGGCAGATTGCCATTATTCCCCCCGGCATGGTGCACGACTGCAACCCCAGAGAGGGAGCATGGACCTACCGCATGTTCTATGTGCAGGATTCGCTTATGCGCTCCCTTGCCCGAGACCTGTCCGGCGGATGCCATGATGCGGCGGGAAGCGGCGGTGATGTGGCGGCTTTTGATTCGCTGGTCATAGACGATGACGAGGTTTTTGCCGCACTTTCCGGCTTTCAGCGGCTGATGGAGCAGGGGGCTGATGCGGCCGATACGGTTGATGCCCCTGATGCGCCTGATGTGCTGGATAAGCGATCTGCCATGACGGAGGCTTTCTCGTTGCTGCTGTCGCGGCATGGTTCCGTGCGGGATGAGCTGCCGCCTGCCGGTTCTGAACGTGCTGCCGTGCGCCGTATCCGTGAGTATCTTGCGGACAATCTGGCGGAAAAGGTCACGCTTGAACAGCTTGCAGCCGTCAGCGGCCTGAGTGCCTGCCATCTGCTGCGGGTGTTCCGCCATGAAACCGGCCTTACGCCGCACCAGTGGCAGACCCAGCTGCGGGTGAACCATGCAAAGCACCTGCTTGCAAACGGAGATCCCATAGCCGATGTGGCCTTTGCCGCAGGCTTTACCGATCAGAGCCATTTTACCCGCACATTCAGGACCGTCACCGGAGCGACTCCCCGCCTGTATCGCATGGCCGGCTAG
- a CDS encoding DUF2867 domain-containing protein, whose amino-acid sequence MTQNASTKPPAAQTPQAQTSSTPPAPEPADGSPFKPEVRKVAIRLHTGMIRGLLSRIDYQDTFEAELPQGCTLPLHVLAHHMFAHSPKAVERLMRLRDMIVGPLGLKTADKAAHTRGTYAQDGESGKAGDTLPEPAIGDRLGIFRLVHKEENLLLFKESDTHLDFVLVLERMTGDETEHRTDRLRLSTCVRFNNALGRTYFLVVRPFHERIVPLCMREGLERIR is encoded by the coding sequence ATGACGCAGAACGCTTCAACCAAGCCCCCGGCAGCCCAGACTCCACAAGCGCAGACTTCATCAACTCCGCCCGCGCCGGAACCGGCAGACGGCAGCCCCTTCAAGCCGGAAGTACGCAAGGTTGCTATACGGCTGCATACCGGTATGATCCGCGGACTGCTCAGCCGCATCGACTATCAGGATACTTTTGAAGCCGAACTGCCGCAGGGCTGCACCCTGCCCCTGCATGTTCTGGCGCACCACATGTTTGCCCATTCCCCCAAGGCCGTTGAACGCCTCATGCGCCTGCGCGACATGATCGTCGGACCGCTGGGACTGAAAACTGCAGACAAAGCGGCACATACGCGCGGCACATATGCTCAGGATGGTGAATCTGGCAAAGCCGGTGACACACTGCCGGAACCTGCCATAGGCGACCGGCTGGGCATATTCAGGCTCGTGCACAAGGAAGAGAATCTGCTGCTGTTCAAGGAATCCGACACGCATCTCGATTTTGTTCTGGTGCTTGAGCGAATGACGGGAGACGAAACAGAACACAGAACGGACAGACTGCGCCTGAGCACCTGCGTGCGATTCAACAACGCGCTGGGCAGGACCTATTTTCTGGTGGTTCGCCCGTTCCATGAACGGATTGTGCCGCTGTGCATGCGCGAAGGACTGGAACGTATAAGGTGA
- a CDS encoding acetolactate synthase large subunit: MNASELFVRCLEAEGVTHIFGIPGEENLAFLEALRTSSIKLVLTRHEQAAGFMAATFGRLTGKPGVCLSTLGPGATNFVTAASYALLGGMPMVLITGQKPIKKSKQGRFQILDVVGVMEPVTKLARQVVSSNAIPALVRDAFRVAQEEKPGPVHLELPEDIAEEVVSLSPLTVAGPYIPQADRAAVVKAVELIRKAERPLLTIAAGANRHSVCEAVEGFVDVTGIYFFSTQMGKGVVDQRHPQSLGSAALSDHDYLHCAIARADLIINVGHDVVEKPPFFMEPDNGKTVIHINYSAAQVDQVYFPQHEVVGDIAESLYSLTEALGDCRRPSYEYFTRIKQEVERNVYGNGQAADTFPPTPQRIVLDMREAMPDDGVLSLDNGMYKIWFARNYKAYRPNSLLLDNALATMGAGLPAAIAAKLLHPEQTVVALCGDGGFMMNSQELETALRLRLDLVVVVLRDDGYGMIKWKQAGMGLAVYGLDFGNPDFVAYAKSYGARGHRITRNGELGKVLRACFSEGGVHVIELPVDYSENERVLLQELRSKTCLL, from the coding sequence ATGAACGCATCAGAATTGTTCGTCCGGTGCCTTGAGGCAGAGGGCGTTACCCATATTTTCGGTATTCCCGGCGAAGAGAATCTTGCCTTTCTTGAGGCGCTCCGCACGTCATCCATAAAACTGGTGCTGACCCGCCACGAGCAGGCTGCCGGATTCATGGCGGCCACCTTCGGCAGGCTCACGGGCAAGCCGGGGGTGTGTCTTTCCACTCTGGGACCGGGGGCCACCAACTTTGTCACGGCTGCCTCGTATGCGCTTCTGGGCGGCATGCCCATGGTGCTCATCACGGGGCAGAAGCCCATAAAGAAAAGCAAGCAGGGCCGTTTTCAGATTCTGGACGTGGTGGGCGTGATGGAGCCTGTGACCAAGCTCGCACGGCAGGTGGTGAGCAGCAATGCCATTCCCGCACTGGTGCGCGATGCCTTTCGTGTGGCGCAGGAAGAAAAACCCGGTCCTGTGCATCTGGAACTGCCTGAGGACATAGCCGAAGAGGTTGTCTCCCTATCTCCCCTCACGGTTGCCGGACCGTATATTCCGCAGGCAGACAGGGCCGCGGTGGTCAAGGCCGTTGAGCTTATCCGCAAGGCCGAGCGCCCCTTGCTCACTATAGCGGCGGGGGCCAACCGGCACAGCGTGTGCGAGGCCGTGGAAGGCTTTGTGGATGTGACCGGCATTTATTTCTTCTCCACCCAGATGGGCAAGGGCGTGGTTGACCAGCGGCACCCGCAGTCGCTCGGGTCCGCCGCGCTTTCCGATCATGACTATCTGCACTGCGCCATAGCCCGCGCCGACCTCATCATCAACGTGGGCCATGATGTGGTGGAAAAGCCTCCCTTCTTCATGGAGCCGGACAACGGCAAAACCGTTATCCACATCAACTATTCTGCCGCGCAGGTGGATCAGGTCTATTTTCCGCAGCACGAGGTGGTGGGCGACATTGCCGAGAGTCTGTATTCGCTCACCGAGGCGCTGGGCGACTGCCGCAGGCCCAGCTATGAGTATTTCACCCGCATCAAGCAGGAAGTGGAGCGCAACGTATACGGCAACGGACAGGCTGCCGATACCTTTCCTCCCACACCGCAGCGCATAGTGCTGGACATGCGCGAGGCCATGCCCGACGATGGCGTGCTGTCGCTGGATAACGGCATGTACAAGATCTGGTTTGCGCGCAACTACAAGGCCTATCGCCCCAATTCGTTGCTGCTGGACAATGCGCTTGCCACAATGGGGGCAGGATTGCCTGCAGCCATAGCCGCCAAGCTGCTGCATCCAGAACAGACGGTGGTGGCGCTGTGCGGCGACGGCGGGTTCATGATGAACTCGCAGGAGCTTGAAACGGCGTTGCGCCTTAGGCTTGATCTGGTTGTTGTGGTGCTGCGCGACGATGGCTACGGCATGATCAAGTGGAAACAGGCAGGCATGGGCCTTGCCGTATACGGGCTGGATTTCGGCAACCCCGATTTCGTGGCTTATGCGAAAAGTTATGGAGCGCGCGGGCACCGCATCACCCGTAACGGTGAATTGGGCAAAGTGCTGCGCGCGTGTTTTTCCGAGGGCGGCGTGCATGTGATAGAGCTGCCCGTGGATTATTCTGAGAACGAACGGGTGTTGCTGCAGGAACTGCGCAGCAAGACCTGTCTATTGTAG
- a CDS encoding aldehyde dehydrogenase family protein codes for MSGVLQVFNPYDRGLFTTLEAVDEAEAFAALDRAYALYRDRSRHIRPHERIAILERAAGLMRERREELIHEAVMEGGKPWADSVVEVDRAINGFAVAVQELATGHGEEVPMTSTPAAAGRLAMTMREPRGVVMAISAFNHPVNLLVHQVVPAFAAGCPALVKPASATPVSCRNVVRLLHEAGVPEEWVQFLPCSGAVAEKLVADERVAFLSFIGSARVGWMLRSRLAPGATCALEHGGAAPVIVDATADLDAHVPALVKGGFYHAGQVCVSVQRIYAHASIAGELARKMATAAERLVVGNPLDPRTEVGPLINPAEVERVEAWVNEAREAGAQVLCGGERFSDTCYKPTVLFNPSDDVQVSQQEVFGPVVCVYSYTDRDEAIARANALPYAFQASVIAQDIDAALYAVRRLDAMAVMVNDHTAFRVDWMPFGGYRRSGMGVGGIAHSMREMSVEKLMVIKSPSL; via the coding sequence ATGTCCGGCGTATTGCAGGTATTCAATCCGTATGACCGTGGTCTTTTCACCACCTTGGAAGCTGTGGACGAGGCCGAAGCCTTTGCCGCGCTTGACCGGGCCTATGCGCTCTACAGGGACCGCTCGCGCCATATCCGGCCGCATGAGCGGATAGCCATATTGGAACGGGCTGCCGGACTCATGCGCGAACGCAGGGAAGAGCTGATCCACGAGGCCGTGATGGAAGGCGGCAAGCCATGGGCGGATTCCGTTGTGGAAGTGGACAGGGCCATCAACGGGTTTGCCGTGGCCGTGCAGGAGCTTGCAACGGGGCATGGCGAAGAGGTGCCCATGACCTCCACGCCTGCTGCGGCGGGAAGGCTTGCCATGACCATGCGCGAACCGCGCGGGGTGGTCATGGCCATCAGCGCCTTCAACCATCCAGTGAATCTTCTCGTGCATCAGGTGGTGCCTGCCTTTGCAGCCGGATGTCCCGCTCTGGTGAAACCCGCATCGGCCACGCCGGTTTCTTGCCGCAACGTGGTACGCCTTCTTCATGAAGCCGGTGTGCCGGAAGAGTGGGTGCAGTTCCTGCCCTGCAGCGGTGCGGTGGCGGAAAAACTGGTGGCGGATGAGCGCGTGGCCTTTCTTTCCTTCATCGGCTCTGCCCGTGTGGGCTGGATGCTCCGTTCACGCCTTGCGCCGGGAGCCACCTGCGCGCTTGAACACGGCGGGGCGGCTCCGGTGATTGTTGATGCCACGGCGGATCTGGATGCCCATGTGCCTGCCTTGGTCAAGGGCGGCTTCTACCATGCCGGGCAGGTGTGCGTTTCGGTGCAGCGCATTTATGCGCATGCCTCCATTGCCGGTGAGCTGGCCCGCAAAATGGCTACAGCGGCAGAGCGTCTGGTGGTGGGCAATCCGCTCGATCCGCGCACGGAAGTGGGGCCGCTCATCAACCCCGCAGAGGTGGAACGGGTGGAGGCATGGGTAAACGAGGCCCGTGAGGCCGGAGCGCAGGTGCTGTGCGGCGGTGAGCGTTTTTCTGATACCTGCTACAAGCCCACGGTGCTGTTCAATCCTTCGGACGATGTGCAGGTCTCGCAGCAGGAGGTTTTCGGCCCCGTGGTCTGCGTCTACAGCTACACGGACCGCGACGAGGCCATAGCCCGGGCCAATGCCTTGCCGTATGCGTTTCAGGCATCGGTTATTGCACAGGATATTGATGCCGCGCTCTATGCCGTGCGCAGGCTCGATGCCATGGCTGTGATGGTCAACGACCATACCGCTTTTCGTGTGGACTGGATGCCCTTCGGCGGATACCGCCGCTCCGGCATGGGTGTGGGCGGCATAGCCCATTCCATGCGTGAGATGAGCGTGGAAAAGCTGATGGTGATCAAGTCTCCGTCGTTGTAA
- a CDS encoding DMT family transporter, producing the protein MKSRSHTQTEAPTSSSELSTAENELLAAEASSTATGDEAENGTESTAKDEAAGDLKRNAIAGVLFALCATIIWSGNFIVARGLSDVVPPATLAFLRWVTAFTVLLPLGWKSLLRERAVVKRHWKHLAFTALLGITIFNTLIYAAGRSTTALNMSLIAITSPLFIMLLARIFLGEKVSRSRAVGVSVVVCGVVMLVTRGDFARLAGLEFSIGDVWMLCAAMLFGAYTILVRRMPERIEQAAFLLFTFGVGALMLVPGVAWEWAQGLRFEFTPSLFGVMLYVGVGASLISFWCWNKAVGLIGPSQAGIVYYSLPLFSGAEAVILLGEPVSWVHFVSGILILGGIRMATRG; encoded by the coding sequence ATGAAATCCCGTTCGCATACCCAGACAGAGGCTCCTACTTCTTCATCTGAACTCTCCACGGCAGAGAATGAACTGCTTGCGGCGGAAGCGTCTTCTACTGCTACCGGTGACGAGGCGGAGAATGGCACTGAGAGCACCGCGAAGGACGAGGCGGCGGGCGACCTGAAACGCAACGCCATTGCCGGAGTGCTCTTCGCCCTCTGCGCCACCATCATATGGTCCGGCAACTTTATCGTGGCACGCGGTCTGAGTGATGTGGTTCCTCCGGCTACTCTTGCCTTTCTGCGCTGGGTTACAGCCTTTACCGTGCTTCTGCCATTGGGCTGGAAGTCTCTTCTGCGTGAGCGGGCAGTGGTGAAACGGCACTGGAAGCACCTTGCCTTTACCGCGCTTCTGGGCATCACCATATTCAATACGCTCATCTACGCAGCCGGACGCAGCACCACTGCGTTGAACATGTCACTCATAGCCATTACCTCGCCCCTGTTCATCATGCTGCTTGCGCGCATATTCCTCGGCGAAAAGGTTTCCAGAAGCCGTGCCGTGGGCGTTTCCGTGGTGGTGTGCGGCGTGGTGATGCTGGTGACACGGGGAGACTTCGCCCGCCTTGCAGGGCTGGAATTTTCCATAGGCGATGTATGGATGCTCTGCGCGGCCATGCTGTTCGGGGCGTATACCATTCTTGTGCGGCGCATGCCCGAGCGCATTGAGCAGGCCGCCTTTCTGCTTTTCACCTTCGGCGTGGGCGCGCTCATGCTGGTACCCGGTGTGGCGTGGGAGTGGGCGCAGGGACTGCGCTTCGAGTTCACGCCATCCCTTTTCGGCGTCATGCTTTATGTCGGGGTGGGGGCTTCGCTCATTTCCTTCTGGTGCTGGAACAAGGCTGTCGGCCTTATCGGTCCTTCGCAGGCGGGCATAGTCTATTACAGCCTGCCCCTGTTCAGCGGTGCCGAGGCGGTTATCCTGCTCGGCGAGCCGGTAAGCTGGGTACATTTTGTCAGCGGCATACTCATTCTCGGCGGCATACGCATGGCCACCCGCGGCTAG
- a CDS encoding glyoxalase-like domain protein, giving the protein MELDHIYICTSPKAPEGDCLVQFGLQEGSSNVHPGQGTANRRFFFHNFMLELLWIADTQELAALEGSPIRLKERFDALPQGGSPFGLIFRPELPENARDNAPLPEHAMYLPAYLPAPLGMQVATDNGTQEPNYVYLDFITRRDNSATGEPLDHAHGLKEVTMARVTAATSAPLSRTAGHVASQGTLEITSGAGHLLELYFDGATRGMSRDFRPHLPLIFHW; this is encoded by the coding sequence ATGGAACTTGACCACATATACATATGCACAAGCCCGAAGGCTCCGGAGGGAGACTGCCTCGTCCAGTTCGGACTGCAGGAAGGTTCTTCCAACGTCCACCCCGGACAGGGAACCGCCAACCGACGCTTCTTCTTCCATAACTTCATGCTGGAACTGCTGTGGATAGCGGATACGCAGGAGCTTGCAGCGCTGGAAGGCAGCCCCATCCGCTTGAAGGAGCGATTTGATGCCTTGCCGCAGGGCGGCTCACCCTTCGGGCTGATATTTCGTCCCGAACTGCCGGAAAACGCCCGCGACAATGCCCCTCTGCCCGAGCACGCCATGTACCTTCCCGCCTACCTACCCGCCCCGCTGGGCATGCAGGTGGCCACGGATAACGGCACGCAAGAGCCTAACTACGTCTATCTCGACTTCATTACCCGCAGGGACAACTCCGCCACCGGAGAACCGCTCGACCACGCCCACGGCTTGAAAGAAGTGACGATGGCGCGCGTTACAGCCGCAACATCTGCCCCGCTTTCACGCACCGCAGGCCATGTGGCATCGCAAGGAACACTGGAGATTACATCCGGAGCCGGACATCTGCTGGAACTGTATTTCGATGGTGCAACACGGGGCATGTCGCGCGACTTCAGACCGCACCTGCCCCTCATATTCCACTGGTAG
- a CDS encoding metal-dependent hydrolase yields MPGYQAHMIAGAGMAGGIIGGATYMGWISTDPMSTAILVTIATLAALFPDCDTESKGQNFFYAIMAVTDIALIIYEHYKWASILGLFAMLPALGKHRGWTHTWWAMLLVPLPIMALPWVFFRTSWEETLPYYLAAVVGYLSHLILDREF; encoded by the coding sequence ATGCCCGGATACCAAGCACACATGATCGCCGGGGCCGGTATGGCCGGCGGCATAATAGGCGGAGCCACCTACATGGGCTGGATCAGCACCGACCCGATGTCCACCGCCATTCTGGTCACCATCGCCACGCTGGCCGCCCTGTTTCCCGACTGCGACACGGAGTCCAAGGGACAGAACTTCTTCTACGCCATCATGGCCGTCACGGACATTGCGCTGATCATTTACGAGCACTACAAATGGGCCAGCATACTGGGCCTGTTCGCCATGCTGCCCGCGCTTGGCAAACACAGAGGCTGGACACACACATGGTGGGCCATGCTGCTTGTTCCGCTGCCCATCATGGCGCTGCCGTGGGTCTTCTTCCGCACCTCGTGGGAAGAAACCCTGCCCTACTACCTTGCCGCCGTGGTCGGCTATCTCTCGCACCTGATTCTGGACAGGGAATTCTAA